The segment tatttattttgttaatgttttattttttctatgggggggggggccttaaTATACAAATCTGCAAATTTGttattaaaggaaaggtatacctttgatttgtttttaaccgtttgaatgttttaatttgtgaaTTATAacattttgccctaaaatgcacaaggctatgcacaaggctatatatatacaATGTATAGCCTTTGTGAATTTATCCAATTTTGtcttaaaatgcacaaggccttgtgaatttatcaaattttgtcttAAGATGCACAAGGcattgtgaatttatcaaattttgtctcaaaatacacaaggccttgtgaatttataaattttgccctaaaatgcacaaggttTATATTATGAATTTAGCAACTTTTGTCTCAAAATGCAcaaagccttgtgaatttgtcaaattttgtctcAAAATGCACAAGGCTGCCTTATGAATTTTAAACCAAATTGGATGACAAACACCATGTATGTAAATCAAACCTTGTACTCGGACAGTGTATTCCTTTTTTCCTTGCGTCCGTCAAAGTCCATTTTTATTACATGAAATGAGGAATAACCTCTTGCCAGGTTGTTTGGGGGTAAGTAGTTAAAGTAGAATATCGCTGATTGGTGGTAATTTGGGAACATCAAATTATACATAAAGTTTAATATTTCACACTTACACACTTTTTAATCCAATcaacctgttttttttatatatattattgtATAATGATCCCAGAACTCAACAGTATTGTACATTTTGGATGATTCATTAAACaatggtttaaaggaacatgttgccttgtaaaggacaaattggTCTATTAAAACCATTTGAAACCgttcgttatgaaatgcatatggttagaaagatgttttaaaagtagaatataatgatccacacaagtatcactcaaaactgcacggttttcctttcacgagttggtctattaatatcaccatcggccatttatgggagttacaattttgactcccataaatggccgaccgtgttagtcgccgaggtaaaaagaaaaccacgcaatttcgagatgTATGTGTAGATCATCGTCTTCTATTTTaataatatctttctaaccatatgcattttataacatacTGTTACagaacgtttttcaaagacccaactcaaccgatccaaggtaacgtgttcctttaaatactgcATCTTTGCATTAACATGTTTGGTATTGCAGCTGTGACACTGTTGCATTAAtaatggggttttttttaaacagcagtTTGTAGAAGTAAAGATGTGCATTCATTTATCAAAATAGTTCATTATTTATTCCAACTTGTGCAGCTCTTGAATTATAAGAGGTTTATATAAAGgcagttttattttcttttcaacAAACTTATATTGTACTGCATGCttttatgcaaaataaaaagttcagaTAATTAAGTTTATCATAGCAAGTTTTTACTTTGTCACGTTGACCAATAAAGGTGCTTGAcaaatttggtaattgtcaaagactagtattctcacttggtgtatctcagtaTAAGCATACAATAATGAATTGGTaaagaagttgcaagaaaacaatgaaacaatgaacaatgaaagaaaaaacacccgggCCTTGTTACACAATTGTGTGCGATTTTTAGATGATTGAAAAaggcatcaggcctgaagccttttttcagattcaaatattttagtaagaaattacctctttctcaaaaaacgaTGTAACTTCAGAGACTCGTCCTATCTCAATATTTGTTGTAGTATCTCCTTTGCTCATTGCCCAAGTAATTTGATAAATGTTAATATGTTATGAGtattaattacaaaaattgtccagtgcctttgactattttaaacatttttaccaGGTCCTTATGGTTTGTGAGCAGATTGCCACAGCAAATTATGTACCCATACAATATGTCTGTGAATATATCCACATTCAGTGCGTGGAAATTTAAGCTTGGAGATGATAATGCCTTTCCCTCCCCCAAGTCATAacttttaagtaaaataaaaattacgtGACATATCGTATATATACCACTTTTATGGAACTAAGCATGCAAGATAAATTAGAGTACAACTCGAGTACAACGCAAGGCATATGTTTGTACTGTGATCAGCAGTAAATATGAACATTGACGCGTGTACATTATGCTTAAGCATAATTAAGCATAATTACACAACATAAATTACACTGACATTGTATGCAAGTTTCATTTActtacatgtaaaacaaaaatagtgttttaaaattcttaatGTTAAGGCTTTAAAGTACAAACCTGTACTCATTCTGCGGGCTCAAGGGGAAAAAACATGGACCCCATAACCCCCACCCACTAATGAAGTCTTAGTCAACTCACTTTAATACAGATAATTATGGGCACTGGTGTGTGCTAATAACAAATATGCTTGCAGAGGTTTAATGTTAACAAATTGAGGGAATTCATGAAGCAAGTACACAAgctaagggcccaatttcatggctctgcttaccgtaagcaaagaatcaccgcttacatcaagcatatttcatgggttagcggggatttttactaggcattctatgctacCAACGCTAtactagcgcagaaatttgatTCTTGCTGTGCAAGCCGAGGATGGTGatcctaagcgcagaatttggccataaacagagccatgcaattgggccctggtgtttctgatcagtagtgtgggttcgactacTGGTCGTGacccttgtgtccttaaaggcactggacacccttggtaAATGTTTGTCTGACCGCCAGATTTGAGCAAAAGTGCATCATTAGTGCGGAGTGCTATAAGTGGAAGTTTTATTCGGAAGTgatgtacaatacatgtaataataaccATCATGTACATGATGTTCACAACTTGTGGTCTGCACAGTCAGCTTTTAACACTGGTAAAGAATTGTGTATTTCACTCCTTTGCACCATCAATTGCTATAGCAATAATGGACTTTGTTTTAAGAAAAATCTACCCTCAGTATTTACAACACATAGTAAAAGCAACCGCAACTTCTCACAGACACGTTTATCCTTGAGGTTAcatgagtagggcgccctcggctAGAGGTCCCAGGAAGGTTGCTCATCCTTTGTGTCGTGCATTCACCATTGTTGTACCTATAAGATGGTGTCCTGCACCATTTCATCTAGAGCTGCTTGATGAGCACAAGAAGTggctaagtacaacaaaattatacttaaCAGAATAacgttaccaaccaaactaccacgtgtgtacaatttgtgactggtatcctgctcatttctgctaagccaaaaactgttaagcaatgtGCTTTCTGCTTACacacagctctatgaaattgaagcGGGTTCATTGGCTTGTGGATTTTTCATGTGGAAGGcaggggtcaaaggtcataggttAGGTCATAAGTCCGACCTGGCGGCAACTGACAGCGGGATGGCCTTCATCTCGCTCCTCATGCACAGGAATTCTCCGAGTACTGTCATCAGCGCCACACAGATGATGTTGATGAGCCACCACGATAACGTGTGGGGAAATTGTCTGTTGTACACCCAGCAGGCTACCAGGTGGATCACATGGACGGTCACGGCGAAATCTGTGCACTGCTTTGCCCTCTGGACGGCAACCCACAATCCTAAGGCACTGCAGAAAGAAGGTTTgagaaatatacatgtatgagttTACTTTAGTTTTAGCAACAGTTAACACGGAGACTTGAAGCttagcatacatgtacttgggtGCAGAGTAAACTTAGGCATATTTGGCATGTTTGGTAACCTATATTGTATGCGAAACGCCACTTTTACATAATACACATGTATACAAAGTGTAGGCTTGAATAGAGCTGgagaagggtgttttctctCAATATTTGATCAGtggatattatacaaatataacatggtttgagggtgactagtcgaaaTTAGCTCCCCGaagtattggaagttgacaaactatagttcccgaggcgaagccgaggagccgagggaactagtttgccaacttccaataccgaggggagatcgactagtcacccgaaataaaccatgtaatatttgttttactatacttcatacatattcagttaccaGAACATGAGTTTTGAGCAACAGAAAATTattactgtgaaacaaaatgcacatgataagtttgttcatgtgttatATGTCGCTaagagagcgctgttcgtgCGTGTATACAAAACGGTGCCACGATCAATAGCGCCCGGGGATGACGTCGCgcaatggtagtgcgcatgacaagtagaatagctaccgcggaactattacttgtcatgtgcatttaccacttgcgtgaatactcacGTGGGCGCTTGGTAGTTAGCAgaattaacacctggcacgtgatgatgattggaccaatgagaactcgactctctgtcatgaatatgtatgaggtatagtaatcCGACTTGTCTTCCAATTCCGCAAAAGTAGGAAGTACACTAAGATACACTAAGATTATGTGatttttgaggcattgcatggtaaggtatcggacggccacttcaaggttagggatacacttaactgatttagGCTATGGCCCAAAATTCACTGCCACAAAGGGCACGTTGTCACCTActcttggggctgaaacagggttaccccctttacaacATGTAaggatgtgtacatgtaggcatgggtattatCCATaaggagcctggttggtagagcgAAATGCATTACCTTCCAAACCTGTTACATAATTGTGCCTTGCTCaaaggcacaagtgtcatgactgaaATTCgaaccccacactctgctgctaacaCCAAGTGCTCAAGTCCGGTAAACTATGTAGATCGCTCGGCCAAGAcgcggcccaatttcatgtggAGAAGGGCACCAACAGATTataaagcatacatgtacatgtttctgCTGCTTGTAAACTTACCATGTTAAAGAATTCAAGACATAAACTGCGACAATTGTTCTCCCTTTTGAGCTGCCAAACTCCAGACACTGCAGGAATGAAACAATTGTCATCAATATGAACACAGTGCATGTAAATCAATTGTCACACTCTAACATTAGTGAAACTCCTTACATGaagagatgatttaaaaaaaaaactaaatagtcATTTGTCTAACTAATTAGCCATTTctcgtgcttgatcacaagatTTCAACTTTAAATTCCTCAGACTTGGAGACACTTGCTCTGTCACATGATTCAAGAAATCTTTtgcctacatgtagttacaCCCATGTATGAATACTtgtacacaattctgaatgaattgTATGGCACAACGGTACCAAGGTTTGctcaccaggggccaatttcatagaggagcttaaacaaaaaattgtccTTTTAAAAGCAACAAAAATAGCTTGCTAATTTTACACATATATATTACTGGCCAAAacttcatgccatatacattgcttgtgactggtatttagctattgtttacttagcaaaaataataataataataataaccgtatttataacgcgccttttgccaaaggatacaaagcgccaggtattatattgcaggagtggggcgaattttttGAGATaaaagacctaatccttaagcaccatgtaatggtttacaaggtgctgtggcgcaatatgttgccaatccagccaggaacaccggggcaaaccccttctcttttcgataagtgcactgggttcttttacatgcgtttacacaacacatgggaccaacggctttacgtcccatccgaaggacgaagcaatggttatgtgtcttgcttttaaaaggacacaagtgtcacggctggggattcgaacccacactctgctgatcagaaacaccagagtttgaattcggtgctcttaaccgctcggccacggcaCTCCCATAGCCAATGgatggagtcttggccggtattctgattttactaagcatggattattttgtagaattttgtgcttaagcagctctaagaaattgggcccaagtctTGAGGTTGCTATAATAAAAGCTTACCCTGAATCATttgacaaacatgtacatgtggcaACTGTCTCTACAGTTTGAGGAATTCATACTTTAGTCGTGACTTGTGACTTGAAGCAAGTTGTTAATTCAAATGGCTTATTGCTggaacaaaattttcattttcatcaaattgttATGTTAGGATGTTATGTTTTGTTACTTGTTTTATAACTAAAgttcaggtacatgtagtgcaaaCATCCGGCAAATAAGTAAATTAGAAAATTACTTATACGAAGGCAAACCTACCTCATACTTAAATACTTGATCCAGGAGTTTTGGATTATCTAGGATTAAGTCCACAAAGACCAGCCAGAAGCCATAGCAGATGTAGAATGTGCACTGCATGAAGAGGATCTGAGAGATCAGTAGAAGAGGGTCCCACACATGGCTCCGAAATGTCCCAACCATGGTGACTGTTCTTTCTAAACCACTAGCGTCTTGGATTTCAAATCAGGTATATCAAGGAATACCCGTACGAGACGCAGTCTACACACAGCTATCGTAAGTACACTACAGCACTAAAAGTTTTCAACACAGGACTTTGAGTGAACTTTGATTCAATAACGTCTTGAGTGTAGGATCCATCCTTTATTCCTTGAAGTTAGACATGGATACATGTGTCCATCGTGAGGACTGACCATCAAGAAGTGGAGTTGATGCTAATTGCTCCAGAAGTGACGTTGACGTCTGTAAAGAAAGACAGGTAATCAGAATATGAAACCATTGAAAAATGAATGATTAATGACAAAGGGGCTCCTTTTCCCAGACACTTCTTTCTCATTGAAACAATCTTCTTATATGCATTTCCTTtcttgttttagttttaaatgaATTATGCTTTACACTGccataaaaatatacaaatagatTTATAGTATTATTGTATTCttgtatactcaaaataatcatagCATTATAAataagaggttgatagtataag is part of the Asterias rubens chromosome 4, eAstRub1.3, whole genome shotgun sequence genome and harbors:
- the LOC117289022 gene encoding protein SYS1 homolog; this encodes MVGTFRSHVWDPLLLISQILFMQCTFYICYGFWLVFVDLILDNPKLLDQVFKYECLEFGSSKGRTIVAVYVLNSLTCALGLWVAVQRAKQCTDFAVTVHVIHLVACWVYNRQFPHTLSWWLINIICVALMTVLGEFLCMRSEMKAIPLSVAARSDL